aggcacaaaaggctgatcgTCTAAttgtattagaaaaaacaaatacagaaaactGATCTGATCGAATCAAAACTTAGAGGTTGTCGCAatactgtatttttatatgacaagGCTTGTATACTAACCAGCAAACATTTCAGCGAAGTGTTTTCCATCCATAGTGAGAGTTGCATCAGCACCGGATGATGGTTCACCGCTGCCACATGCACCAGGCTCATTCTTGAGGTCAATATGCCACACTCCTTCTTCCTtgcctatataaaaaaagattcaAATAGTATATGGGTGGATACAGTATGATCTTCATTGTCAATATAACAATTCCTTATATCActatgattttatataaaataagaaaatagtaCCTGATAATAATTGCAGCAGCATCTGAATGGATTCAAAAAAAGATGGCTTGACCTGTATTTAGGTGATACTGATGGATAATACTTGACTATGATTAACTTTCAATTGTGTCTGCTAAATTTTTTAAGTGCATGTTTGTCCACATATTTCTTAGAAGCAAAGTCATATTGAAATGGTATTTGGTGCATATTAAACTTCAGGAACaacaaaatgaaatgaaaatcgGTTTAgccgtttttgagatattcACTCATATCTTTATTCGTTCTCATttgtttatagatatatatttgaaattggttaaatctttttaaacaattttacttTACATAGGAAGGGCATTTGAAAGACTTTAATATTGAACAGAGACTCCATCGTCATCATcagacatatttattaatcggCTCTCTTATGGTACTCACCTTTAACATTAAACTGATAGACGGCCTGCGTCTTCTTCACCAGCTCTGGAGTGATACTCTTGCCGATTGTTTCAAATAAAGCTGGGATCTGTCCACCCGCACCAGAATCACCTTTTGACTGcaattgtaacatttatttacaaaaagaatACAACAATATCTTTCACCACATGGACAAATGAATCTTACTTTTTTGACTTGATAATGTAAAATTGGGAAccaaatatattaagaaaaattactaaaataaactgTACATAACCCAGTGTATAAGGCATGTATTGGGCTACAGTTGTTAGATGTACTTTGAGTCAAGTCTTGCAAAAGGTGATACATTTTTCGTTATAAAACCTTGCCATATACATGCTTAgagctgatttacacagggtcagtaactgactacaaattcgaggcaagtcagtgctgacccgaaaaaaaccctgtgttaactgatttgaagtcagtacagtggcttgaagtcagcgctgacttgaatattcggacacgaatattttaaagtcagttgGCGCCCCCCGCCACCCGCGCACCCCCACGCCAGCCAAATAAACCCCGTGTAAACAGACAAGTCAGTGCGTGGTTAGTCACTGCCGCTGCGTTGTAGAGTGACCACGTTTTTTTCGCTGGCGATAAAAATTAAGCTTCGCGAAGACGAAACCTTAAAATTGGTGCAATTATATGGCGAAAACGAGTGCCTTTGGGATATTAAATCCCTAAATTACCGCAATAAAGAAATGCGGCGTTGCAAAATATGGCTCAACAAATGCAAATCGAAGGGCTCACTTCTactgaagtaaaaaataaaatcaaagccATAAGGGCTACATATTATTTAGAGCTAGAcaagatacaaaaatccaCCAGATCTGGCGCTAGTGGGAACGTATATGTCCCAAAAGTCAAGTGGTTTCAAGAACTGGAcggctttataaaaaatgctattgtaaataaataaataaatttttcaacaaataattaaatcgtcgTTTCAGTTGTTTTCGCGAATTCATTTTTCCCACTGACTTCAGAAACGTGTGCTCATCGTGAGAAACGCACCACTACTACTTACTTcatgtaaacagttaaagtcAGTCGCGGCGCCGACATTGGCGCTGCGACTGACTTGTCTACTtaccctgtgtaaatcagccaTTATATcaataagggagcgttcaagtattacgtaacaaatttttgtccttttgtaaaacgttacgatgcggggcggggattgaattacgcgttattgttaatattattttctacttacaccacataatagtacctaaagagtcactaggtggtcacgaaacgttttactagacttgggtacagtactgtacttgggtactgaaaaacgttacggcgagttcaaggggggggggggggggtcaataatctccaaaaattgcgttacgtaatacttgaacgctccctaaccaTACGtaatttaaagatatatagatagacaaacaaaaaatagcaACAAGCGTGATAAATGTTATAAGAACTGATAGCAAATCCAAGATCAAGGAAAGtgtaaatgtttttgtaaagCACAAGCATTAATAGGTATTTTAACTGCATTAAGAAAAGCCTGTATGGCCATAGACAATGACAGTCTCCTCACACCTTTTTGTCAACGTCCTGTTGTGCCAGTGTGGGCACGTCCAAAAAGAAATCAGGTAACAGATTTTCTACCTTACCTGcaacaaatattgtttttcatgcaattttttttaattttgttaaagctaatatataaaaaaagattctTGTCTATGGTCATATGAGGAGGTATCTATGAGGTACGCCTAGGTAACTGAAAACTGCCAAAGCAAGAAATTTTGTACTAAAAGTATGAATTGCCAGTCTTTCTCAAGGGTTTCATTTACACACAGTAAATCATCTGTATTTAAagttaagtattattattgatgaatacttttattacaaaattatggCAGTGATTTCAGGCTATATGGCACCTGTTCATAGCGCGTTGCCGAGGTATGGTACTGCCGGTGACCCCTAGCGGAAGCAGCCACCGTTGCACGATGAGCTGCAAGCGCTTCCTCCTCATCCAAAAATCCATCCAAGAGGAGTTTATCCGCTTTTTCTGTTATTTATACCATATTCAATTCCCATGATACCCATATCTCACGCGAGCCCGGCACAGACCTATTTGGAATCGAATGCTGTGGGGCTTTGTTGGCTAGTGCGAAGCAGACACATTTGTATGTGTGCTTCGTTACTTTCTTATAGGCCTGTGGATCATCAGCTTTAAGTGACGAAAATTATTGGAATTGGAAGGCACTTTAAAATTGGAATATGGTCAGAAAACTGTAGTAATGTAACCCTTAGTTATATTACCTTTGttaacttcattaaaaaaaaaaactttagaggtgtcaagggagacccggatggaacgaaattcctttcgattaatttatatgttaagtggtatcataacagtatgatagattttctcgacaccaatcttacgacgaaaaaaaaagccaacatcacaaggtgttcccaggcggtcacccatccaagtactgacctcgcccgacgttgcttaacttcggtgatcggacgagaaccggtgtattcaacgtggtatggacgttggcgatagataaatcgaaaatgtaaaatataacaactacctatagcaaaaagtgtcgttacaacttttggtcttaatttatttcgtctagccccctttcgcaacgctcgataacttcgttccaacaagactaatttagttaagtgattccaaaaataattttcatttcttatccctacaaaaaaaagccaacatcacgagttgttctcaggcggtcacccatccaagtactgacctcgcccgacgttgcttaacttcggtgatcggtgATTCGGTGATTCttgaaatagcaaaaaagtgtcgtgacaacttttcgtaagaattttttccgtctagccccctttcacaacacgcgataaggaacttcgttccaaaagcgattaaacttatttagtaaatcaaaataaaaatttacaaaaataaattgcttTTCCTGCGATATGAAGTccaaaaatctattatttataaaaaacaaaaatatatactgacTGGGGTCGCAAGCGTATGGGGTCAGGTCTTTGACACCAGCCTCCCGAACGATGTCCTCGTCGATCGCGAAGTTGCCAGTGTAAGTCTTAGGGTccctataaattaaaaaaaaatcattatctACACTTAGTGtgtcaaaaacaaattagAATAATTGACATACGGAAATCATAGACACAAAAAAAGCTATGATTCATAATCTTAAATGATTTAATGGCTCGCTAAATCTCTTCctgtatggcaacgaaaacaaacggacataaaataatttatacgtttattaATTGATATGTGTGTGAACAACCAagtaaaaaattcattaaaaataagctTAAGCTGAGTGACGCGGGGCTCTTTAGGTGATTAAATAGACGATGGTTATTTAATGAGCGTGGTACGTGGTAACAAAgtcttaagtatttaaaattaaatacataaaatcatTATATACAATCAAACATAATAACTAGTTCAATCGAATAAAACCGCGCGCTTTGGTTAGTGTTAGCATCATATGACCATATAAGGTAATCGTTGGTTCCGGGAATTAAATTCTTTCCAGAAAATCTTATTACAAACGGACACAATCATAGGTACCTAGAAATATCgagaataaaatacaatagcGTAATTTAGATCAGCTACCCGCTTATATTTCTATCTCGCTCGGTTCGATTATTGCTATCTCATTGTCACAAGAATTACCTAGATTATAGACAATGGTTTGGGGCGTGTCTTGTTTCGTTTGACCgttctatttatataaaaaagttcgCGCAGGAAGAGGGGCTTTTTATTTCGACGCCAGTGAGTTCACACGCGAATTATgtgtgatttatttttgttctcgtttttaataaaaatcagtgtaattttaaattaacaaataattaaataaaatttttatcatatttcaaGCCCTTGGGAAACTGGGTACGGTGTTGTGAAACAAAAGTCAAATCTTCAGAAAACTTCTCCACTAGCACCTTTCGGTTCTCTATCAAGATAGTGGGTTGGCCTGACCGAAGACCGTCACGCGCCATGGAAACGTTGGATCAGAGATAAGTTCCCAGcgcacatgtttttttttgtatgaccAGAAAACTTTCCTGTGTTTGTGAACCGCACACggttgtaattttatttagagtCTTTTCCGTTagtttacttaattaaatttttgtatttatggaggttgagtttttatttgtacccGTCGTGAGGCGGTTGTAACAAAGTGGCACCCAAGTTTTAGGAGGCAAAGCACAGggaagttttttttgtaatcttGTGGTGTCGGTATTTTTTCAACTTCAGATGGTAGGCTCCATtgggaaaaaaatattttctctaagatttttgtgtcaaacatttttttttatgttacattgTATTCTGATTTTTGTGcatatatacattttgttgtttttagcttttttttatttgtgcgTGATTGACATTTTCTTTCAgagattttatgttttttttaactggtgtatttattgtattaatattttttttgtatggtaGCAAAAcctttattgttaattaatttattgtatttgttttgttgctgtattaatttattttaatttgcttGTACTTAGTTCAtttctttaaaacaaattcCGAAAAAATGGATcgtatcattaaatatttacacttaatatttataactaaacctGAGCTCACCGAGCCTAGGGAAGGGGTGGAGGATCTTAGagtgcaaataaataaaattgtttcggAATATCCTGCGGACGCGATTTTTGATTCATGGTatgacaaatttttattaaatgaaataccaCGATGTGAATTCCATTccatagtttttataatataatatgattagCATATTCTAGTTTTGAATATGAAAAACCTAACTTATATAAGAAAAGATCTTATTTTAAAGCTTTGTACATTCCAGCGCCATCTATCTTAGGTAACTTGATATATTGGTATtcttaattgtaaaaaccgatCCAAGATTATCGATATTGCACTCTGACaattttagttcaatataGAGTTACAAAGAAATTTATCACGAAAGCTTAATGTGTCccaaaataaagttttactgATTtgcaaacaataaattaaattataaaacggTAATTAATCTAAAGGTAACGAGCGGcctttaattaaaagataccTCTTCGAAGCTAGAGTAACACAGAGGTGCAAAAAATAAGCAATATTTTTAcgaatatatattgttattcttatatattactcgctaacccggcaaacgtttgttttgccatgtatattatttctaggaaatatttttttagttctataaaaataactatctacaataataaaaaatagggttgatcgtagaaagATGAAAGTTAGGagatgtatgtattttgtatgctgtatcataaaaatataaaaacaaaaaaaattggggtggacaccccttatcacttaggggtttgaaagataaatagtagccgattctcagacttactgaatatgcattaaaaattcataagaatcggtcgagccgtttcggaggagtatgggagctaacattgtgacacgagaattttatatattagatgaagTGGTAGATAAAAACGTTGTTTGGTTGGTTGGTTTTTGACATTTCACATACTTGCATAGCATGAAGTAAGCTGCGTCTGCGACGATGTCTGGTATACGACTTGTGGAGACGTCACCGGTCAACATTTCTATGGCTGCTGTTGCGATACCTAATTGAAAAATCGTTTTTAAACATCAATAAACTacctttatatttcattttgtttgtaataagttTAACCGTAAAGCATTTGCTGGGATGACatgagtatatatttttatcataaaaaattacaagttaaGGGGTAAACAGGCATACCGAAAGCATTACAGCCCATTAAGATCCATTTTTTTTGCGGATGCGATGCCggctttaataattttaggccttttatgtattatactgtataatatggttttattggaaatttttgTGACTGCGACCCAATTTCGTCTTCGCCTGCGCGCTCTTGTCTGATTTGacaagtaattattaattttgatcgAGTTTTGTGTGTTCAGGTAAAAAACCGTAAgcttaatatgtttttcttaataaaaaaaacagtttgaaccccaatttaaaaaatttaaattatttttcatatttcattGATCATATGCGTATCTAAAGAAATATCGAATTGCACTTTGACCTGAAGCTAACAATAACTAATATACGCTTTCAAAGCTAGATGCATATCTGAAAACCAACTTATAAATTATCTCCATTAACGAATAAGGGAGCGTTCTAGTAtcacgtaacgaattttgggagggggggggggtcattttgtaaaacgttacgatgcggggcggggattgaattacacgttattgttaatattattttcgacttacaccacataatagtaactaaagagtcactaggtggtcacgaaacgttttactagacttgggtacagtactgtacttgggtactgaaaaacgttacagcgagttacatggggggagggggtacaataatctccaaaaattgcgttatgtaatacttgaacgctccctaataaCACCaccaaattaatataatactaatacacTTGGaacatcaaacaaacaaattttaaaaagtctcTCATGAACATAAAACCCAATTTACCTGTGCGAGGCCACAAAGCATTGACTCCGATGTTAAGTGGCCGGAATTCCTCACTCATGCCAAGCACGCACATGGACATGCCATACTTGGCCATTGTGTATGCCACATGTAGTGAGAACCTGTGGAAGTTTGCAAAAGATTTAGCCTTGACTATACttataaattagataagattttttatgtaGATGACCTATTGGCCATACATTTTTTAAGAGTCATGCAcgacaataaaatatagatttgttatatgttattgttaaactaatatattattattaattgaagtTGTTTCTGTGTTTTATAACTGTAAATAGTCGGTGCAAaccataaatttataattatatatttttttaattattaaaaaaaaaatataaatttttctgtaaaaaattgtagcagaaataaagataaatataatattttaaattgtagtaGAATTAAAGATATAACTCACAAACTCATCTCAACTTTAGATCTGGACATTAGTAAATGGAAATAAAACCATATTGGATATCTCTGTACAAATATGACTATTACAAATCCtctaattaaaattctaatatttagaatattgaGTTTTATACTGAATGAATATTTACCAGTAAGGGTTCATGTTGAGTGGTGGAGATAGATTAAGGATGTGAGCATGGTTACTCTCTTTGAGCAACGGCAGACACAGCTTTGATCTGCAATtcataaataatcaaaattaatcCAAGCTGGGCAttacttgttttattaagaaagaGTATTTAAAGTTGCATtaagtagatatttatttgacggctcattggtctagtggtaatacccctgactgcgaatccatgggtcccgggttgatccccggctgagacaaacatcgatgtgatgagcatttggtgttgtgcttaggtcttgggtgtataaatatgtatatctatctatatatgtatgtatatccgttgcctagtacccataacacaagcttcaccagcttagcatgggactgggtcaattggtgtgaattgtcctttaaaaataaaataaaaataaataaatatataaaccataatattatatagccAGCCTCTATAAATGGATTAAATCAAAACTGTTggatacaataatattaaaactattattatttagttaattaatagggtaaggaataatattattaataaaagttatatacaagtacatattaaaaaaagttatgataCCAGTTGTGTTAAAAAAGGTTTAAGCCAAACTTCCTGATGCTTTAGGTAAACAATTTTGTATTGGACATTTAGAAGTACTATGTaacattatgttattatttaactagCTTTTTTCAGTACTCAAAagcagttttaattatttctagaCTATTTCAACTTTAAAAAGCTTACGTTAAGAATGTGCCTCGTGTGTTGATGTTGTGCATTAAGTCATATCTCTTCATATCTGTTTCAGCTGTACCAGTCAGAGAAATGGCTGATGCATTGTTCACAAGTATGTCAATACCGTTGAACTGAAATAAAGCATATGAAACATGAAGCATATTGTATGAACAGCATTCTAAGAAAGATTTGAAATCCAGTATATCATTATAAGTATGTGAAAATGTCTCAAGCAAGTATCTAAAAGTAAAATTGATCTAGATTTTACATtagtaagtaaaattatttaaatcttgaGTTGTTCCTGTAGAATATTATAATGCAGAAATATGTGgctataattatacataaatatatattacttatagtaaaaatcaaccaaaaaatgaaatactttAAATGATATGTTAACCGGTTTTTAAaccttataaaagaaaataagatatttttaccTTCTTGACTGCCTCATCAATAGCTTTTTGTATTTGGGCCTCATCTCTTACGTCTACTATACAGGGCAAAGCTTTACCACCAAGTGCCTcaactgaaataaaaatttaagacaCTTCCTTTAGTCATAACTCCTtacagaaaattttattaagtagaaTAGAATTTAACAGCATCAAATACCATCGGACAATGTTACATTCTAGCCATTTAATGCTtgatcaaaatcaaaaataacatattacaATACAACATCTAACATCAGGTAGGCaagaatattatgtaaaaaaattgtaattttgacATTGTTTTGCAGGCACAATAAAGGAAACTAGGCTTAtaggaaaaattataaaaaaaaaaatttgaagaaCACAAACAGAAATATGAGACCCAGAGCAAAGTTTAtacaactatttatttatctttacataaaacaaaacataggATTAAAGGTTCAACATTCTgaataaatttgttataattttttttgatattgttTGCTGATAATCACTAAgcatcaaatttaaaaaaaaacctgatAGAAGATAAGTCTAAAGGTCAATACACCTTTAAGTCCAAAggtcgcgagattgtaaacatGACAGTAATTGTCATAAATTAAGCCAactaaatattcaaaaactaTATCTTACTTTCTTCAGCTGTTGTGTAAATAGTTCCAGGTAGTTTAGGATGCGGCTCTGCAGTTTTAGCGGCAATCACGACATTCGCACCATCTTTTGCAGCTTTCAGAGCAATAGCCTTGCCAATACCCCGAGAAGCACCTGTTATGAACAGTGTGCGTCCAGCtagttttctaattaaatacaaatcaggtaaaattatgtaaactcATTCATGTACACCAAAAAATCTCTTCGATACTTACCCTGTATTAGCGACTAAACTCATATTAACGGTGTAAGTTAGACACGTTTAcgcttataaaatatttgagatGCACTTCGCCCGACGTTTGAGcgatataaacaaatattaaaacaataataataaaaaagagaaAATTAGAAAACTTATTGCTAACTGTAATATCAATACATTACACAGTACGCGCTGTCTCACACAATATGAATTATGAAGTATGATTTATGAACCCACTCAAGGTACGACTATCGGTAATCGGTATCGAGTAtcgagtttaaaaaatatttttcaacttCAGAGTTCAgactatttatagtttaatcCAATATGCACAAAACACGTAGACGTTGAGTATAACATTTGACATTTACTGTCTATTATATGACAGTAAGACTGTCGGACTGTCAAACTCACGGACTGAAAACGTTGACTGCTAGCGCTGTCACCATCGTTGTAtctatctaaataatatatatatatataagaaaaatggtcttcgtttgcgGTTTGAGGCTcctcacgcctaaaccactgaccgtatcgacatgaaactactacACGTCGGAAATATCTGCGAACCTCGCTAGTCGCTGGAATGCGCTTCCCCGCACCCCGCCCCGTTTTCGCCTATCCAGTACCGTTGCCAACGCAATCGCCGACGCACGTGTATTATTCTTTAATCGCATTTTAGTGTTTATTGTTTCTctgtaaatttgtaaataatttgaattttaaataataagtatttgtaaatttcaagtaggtacgagtatcaataaaaataagtacacaaataaaatattttttatttttacatcttcaatttttttgcTATCTCTCCAGTTTGTATGACGTCATTAAGCCAGGTTCGCAGATATTTCGATTGAGTAATACTGCCATTCGAtacgaaatttttcctagatggtttatggctattttattatttttaaacagccTTTCACAACTCAAACGTGCCCTTCAAAAACATACTTGGATTGAGAAGGTGAGAAGATGAGAAGAGCGGGTGAACAAATCGTTGCATACGACAATATCTGAAGTCGAAGGACGGAACAGAGTAGATTTTTCAATCGGGAAAGGTTTAATTTACTACATCTTTgagttaatttataagtatatcAAATTGTATAGCCGGGCTGCAAAGGTACCTGGTCCATAATTCCCATAGGTCCCCATTAGAGCTATGAGAGCAAGAAACAATTGACCAATGTtacgaaaatttatttatttattttccttatttctttttttttacagtaacttaatactaatacaatagaaaactaaactaaaatcataatataaacattacaattaaaaacttaaaacctaatcctttttataactaattataaataatgcaattcttgtgaattcagccaggttgcaactaaatatatccgtctTACAAGGTTTAGGGTGCGCAAGACACGCGTAAATGGAAACACCATTTACGCGTGTCGCTGAGTAAATTCGTACGCACCCGAGGCACTGCCAGCAATTGCGACCGCTTACCAAGCCGAATGTGGTTATTCGGCACACGCAGCCCCAGTCTTACCAACATTTccgcattatatattttacctctaagtatcttaaaaaataaaaaaaaataaaacagtaacAAACAGCGTCCTACCTATTCTTTCTGATCTATTTACTAATAATCTTAAAACAGAAGTAATTCCAGCTGATAGGCAATTATCGACTAATAAGTCTTACGTCCaacgtatataaaatatttgtcaacATTCACACATACAGTATGGCAAGTGTTAGAACAATTTACCATACTACAATGCATATGTCGATTTCAGCAAAGCTTTCGATTCCTTGGTTGGCTGGATGTCAAAATTTGAGAGGCTCTGAATGAACAAGGAATCGAGAAGAGGATTCTAAAAAACATATGCTTTAAAAGTTCTGTCTGTATAAACTTAGGAAAGGAAGGGAATATTTAATATCCTCAAAGGAGTTCGACAAGGAACTAAGGAAGCCCTATTTCTCCAAAATTATTCTCAGCAGTATTAGAAAAGGTTTTTCGAAATATAAAATGGGACGATGATGTATTGTTACGAAAACGGTCGAATTTTCTACAAGTTAAAAACGTTTTCAGCAAGCTAA
Above is a genomic segment from Pieris napi chromosome 7, ilPieNapi1.2, whole genome shotgun sequence containing:
- the LOC125050900 gene encoding hydroxysteroid dehydrogenase-like protein 2 isoform X2 — protein: MSLVANTGKLAGRTLFITGASRGIGKAIALKAAKDGANVVIAAKTAEPHPKLPGTIYTTAEEIEALGGKALPCIVDVRDEAQIQKAIDEAVKKFNGIDILVNNASAISLTGTAETDMKRYDLMHNINTRGTFLTSKLCLPLLKESNHAHILNLSPPLNMNPYWFSLHVAYTMAKYGMSMCVLGMSEEFRPLNIGVNALWPRTGIATAAIEMLTGDVSTSRIPDIVADAAYFMLCKDPKTYTGNFAIDEDIVREAGVKDLTPYACDPSKVENLLPDFFLDVPTLAQQDVDKKSKGDSGAGGQIPALFETIGKSITPELVKKTQAVYQFNVKGKEEGVWHIDLKNEPGACGSGEPSSGADATLTMDGKHFAEMFAGKLKPTTAFMMGKLKISGDLPKAMKLEKLMKSLKSKL
- the LOC125050900 gene encoding hydroxysteroid dehydrogenase-like protein 2 isoform X1, whose product is MSLVANTGKLAGRTLFITGASRGIGKAIALKAAKDGANVVIAAKTAEPHPKLPGTIYTTAEEIEALGGKALPCIVDVRDEAQIQKAIDEAVKKFNGIDILVNNASAISLTGTAETDMKRYDLMHNINTRGTFLTSKLCLPLLKESNHAHILNLSPPLNMNPYWFSLHVAYTMAKYGMSMCVLGMSEEFRPLNIGVNALWPRTGIATAAIEMLTGDVSTSRIPDIVADAAYFMLCKDPKTYTGNFAIDEDIVREAGVKDLTPYACDPKKADKLLLDGFLDEEEALAAHRATVAASARGHRQYHTSATRYEQSKGDSGAGGQIPALFETIGKSITPELVKKTQAVYQFNVKGKEEGVWHIDLKNEPGACGSGEPSSGADATLTMDGKHFAEMFAGKLKPTTAFMMGKLKISGDLPKAMKLEKLMKSLKSKL